Genomic segment of bacterium:
GATATCGATTCGTTCCAGCATTTGTACTTACAGCCGTCGTCGATCCATTCGGGCCGTTCGTTTTGTTTTGCCTGGATGCCGTCGCTGTTGCCGGCGAGATACCCTGCTGCATACCCGAAGGCGGCGATGAGTATGCAGCCCATAGCGACGATCGAGAGGATCGTGATCTCGTTGGGAGTCATCGCACGCCCTCCAGCTCGAGTATGGCGAGCGTGATCGCATCGCTGGCCCGGGCGACGTCGGCGTGGGCCTGCTTCAGGCGCACGAACTGGCCGTCTGGCAGGGCGTTTGTTTCGCCGGCCTTGACGAGATCGACCTCGTGGTTGTCGAGGCGGGTGCGGATCTGGCGGAGGTCCGCGAGGATGGCGGAGGGGGTGGTCACGATGCCGCCTCCCGCACGGTGTACCGGCCGACCTTGACGATGCAGCCCCGCGGCTCGACGGGCTCGCAGATGGTGCGGTTGCATCCCTGGCACCGGACGGCCCGGTTCGCGTTCGCAGCGGCGAATGGGTTGCGGTGGCCGCACTCGCGGCAGATCCAGATCATGATGTGGTCACCTCGAGATACCGCACCGCCTTGCCATGTCCTTTGGCATACGCGATCTCCCGCTTCGTGCTCTCCCCGACATAGCCGCGAGGGTTGATCACGAAAATCTCATCGGCCATGTCGATTTTTCGTAAATGCATCTCGTCCAACATCGCTTTCGTTTCCGGCGTGAGGTCGATGCAATCGGCGTGACCGAATAGGCCGACGGAGATAACGATATTCCCTTTCAGCGTTAAATCTTGCTGCGCTTGTAAATATGCCGCCTTAAACCTCGTTGATCCGCACAAGGTTATTACTTTCATACCGCGCCCTCCGGCACCGGCCGCACTATCCACAGGCTCGCCCGTTCGTTCCACGGTTCGAGGGTGATGCCCGCCTGGTGCGGCGGCATCGTCGCGAGGGCCCGGAGGTGCCTGCCGGCAATGTGCTCCCGACAGCCGACGGCCCGTGCCAGCAGCGCGAGCATCGCGCCGATCGGCACGAGCGAGACCCGGAGCGCGTACTCGTGCCAGTCGAGCCACGCGCCGGGTATCGCGCCGACACAGTAGGACCCCGTGAGATCGGGCGGCAGCGCGAGCGGCGGGCCGAGGACCATGCAGAGGAGGCCGATGGCGATACACCAGAGGCCGGCGGCGAAGAGTGCCGGCTGCACGGCGAGGTCGAGGACGAGCCGCACTAGAACGCCCCCGGTGCGTTTGTGGTGCATGATCGATGTCGAGGTGCATCTGCACGACCTGAGTGCACCAGAATCGCACAGGCTTCGCCTGGTGGCATACTGGTGGTCAGGGCGATCCCCCCCCGAACATCTCGCGCTCGCGATCGGCCATCTCCTGGTAGGCGTCGAGCCTGAGCGACGTGAGCGTGCGGATCGCCTGCTCGAGATGCTTCGCCCGTATGTTCGCGGCATACCAGCGGCCGTCAGCATACGCGCGGTGGATGCGGGCGGGGTCGAGCACCGTGCCGTCGAGGGCGATGATAGAGCTCATACCGACCACCCCGGCGGCATGTCCTTGCCGCAGCCCCGGCATCGCCAGTGCGTGATGCGGTCGCTCGCCGGGCCGCATTCCCACACGGGCGCCCCGCAGTCAGGGCAGATCGGCACGCCGGCGTGGTACTGGAACGACCACCAGATTTGGTCGAGGACGTGGCTCATGGCAGCACCGCCACGATCACGACGGCGCAGAACGCAAACCCGACGACGAGGGTGAGCAGCATCTCGCGGTCGATAGGGGTCATGGGATCAGCCTCCCGCAATGCGGGCACCGTATGGGTGGGTTGCGCCGGTCGTGGATGGCCCACGCGAGATCGTTGGCGCGGAACTTGACGAACCACATGGCGTCCAGATAGATCCTGTTGATCCATTCGACGAGCGTCGGGGTCATGGAATCTCCGGGAGCTGCGTACTGTAGGGATCGAACCATGCCGGCGGGAGATTCGCGAGACAGGCGGAGCAGAGCTGGCGGTCGGCGGGGATCGGCGTGCCACAGGCCATGCAGGTCCCGGGTATGATGGGCGGGAGGGGGATCACGCTTCGGCCCCCTGCGGCCGGAGGTGCTTGTCGCCGTCGAAGATCACGCGGCGTTTGTACATGCCGATCCTGCGGCCGCACTGCGGGCAGCACCAGGTCGGCCACTGGATTTCCATCGGGAGGTCGCACCAGCGGCAGGGTGGGGCGGCGGTCATAGGTCGCCCCCTTTCGGCGTCCGCGGGTGGTGGTCGGGCTCCATGCCGACGATCAGGGTGATGACCGTCGCGGCTGCGCCGGTGATGCCCATGAGGAGGAGAAGGTTCTCCCAGTGCATCGGTGGTGGGGCCTCGAAGTCGCAGAACCCGCCCTGGCAGAACTCCTCGGCCCGTTCGAGGTCGATCTGCATCTGTTCTTCGAGGTGCGGCGCTGCGATGGCGAGCACGGCGATGCAGACGGCGAAGGAGAGGATGGCGGCGGTGGGGATCTTCATGGCGTGGCCCCCTGCCGTTCGACGAACGCCATCCACTTGACGGCGTTGACCTGCTGCTGTTTGTTCGGCCGGCCGACGTGCCACCAACCGCAGACCGGGCATTTGAACGCCTCGTAGATGTACGGCGGGTGGAGCCGGGTCATTTTTTCAGCGGCGTTGCGGGCGTCTCTCCAGAGCATGTAGTTGTGGTGCCGGAGGCAGGCGGCCTTCATCGCGGCAGTTTTCGCGGCTTGTTCTGGGTCTTCTTCGAGCGCCGTGCGGAACTGGCAGAGGCGGCGCTGGTTTTTCTTGTTCATGGCCGCACGCCCTCCAGTTCGAGGATCGCGAGCGTGATGGCGTCGCTGGCCTTCGCGATATCGCCGTGGGCCGCGTGGATGCGCCGGGCCTGCGGTTCGGGCAGCGCGTGGCCTTTGCCGGCCAGGACGAGATCGACCTCGTGGTTGGCGAGGCGCGTGCGGATGGCCCGGAGGTCCGCGAGGATAGTGGCGGGGGAGGTCACGATGCCGCCTCCCGCACGGTGTAGCGCCCGACCTTCACCGCGTACCAGCCCCGCGGGTTGGCGTCGCAGATGATGCGGCCGCACCCGCCGCACTTCACGGCCTGTTGTGACGAGATGTGGACGGGGTTCGCGTGGCCACAGTCCCGGCAGCGCCAGATCATGGTGACGCCTCCCGTGGTGCGACGCGCCAGACGTGCGTGCCGCGGCTCCAGAGTTCGACGTCGTACTCGGCGCACCCTCGCGAGAGATCGGTGAGATAGTGGCCGACCTCGACGGAACTGAGCCCGGCGTCTTTGGCGAGGTGCTTCGTTTTGTAGAACGCGGCCCGGCCACCCTTCGCGTTCTCCGCGATGTGGTTCAGGAGGATCTGTCGCCGGCGGCGGATGGCCTCGATGCGTTCGGGGGATGGCCGGGACATCAGACGCCTCCACCGTTGTTCATCAGATTTGGGTGCAGGGAGTTATGGGAGTTCGGTGAGTCCATTTTCCCCCATAGCCAGTTTCTATACCCTAGGGTCTGGATCACACATTGGGGTAAGCGTAACTCCCTAGACTCCCTAACTCCCCGGTTTTGTACATAGTCTACTTGTCTTAACGCAACCATACTTTAATTCCCTCCATCATTTTTGACAACCTTCTCATATTCGATAACCCTCCACGTCACGGCATGGTGCTGGGTCTCCCCCTTCACCAACATGTAGCCACACGGGAACCGGACCCCGGCCTTCTTCGCGAGGGCCCTCCCCATCTTCCGTGGAAACGATGCCGTTCCGATCTTCACGTTCGCCAGATCGTCGGGCAGCGTCGCGAACATATCCGACGGCTTGACGTGGACCTTGTCGCCGATCGATGACTGGGCCATCGCGTCTTTCTCAGAGAGTTGCAGAAACGTCGTGATCTCCGACACCGTCACGGAAGCATCCTGCCACTTTGCGAACCACGTTTGCAGAAACCCCTCCCATGCCTCGGTGTCGACATCCCCTTGTTCGTACATCTCCTCGCTATTGGCGAGGAACCCCGGCACTTGGGCGTACTCGAGGATGCCCGCGAGCATCTTCGCCCACTCCTCGAAACTGCCGACCAGCGGCTCTTTCTTCGCTTTCGGCCGCCCGGCCAGCATCCATGACTTCACGATGGTCAGGACCGCGGCGACGATCCGCCCGCGTTCGGCACGGACCCACTCGCGGAGATCGGGGTGCTTGAAGTTCTCACGCTGCCAGGGGCGGGCCATCTTCGCATCCATCCGTACCCAGTAGCACCGCCGCGGTAGGTCGCCGCCGAGCTGGATGTTGTTGCCCGTCACGAGCCACACCGAATGGTGCGGCAGCGTCACCTCGCGGGACTGCCCGAGGATCCTGCCCTGGTAGAACGTCGCCGTCAGGAGCGACGCGAGCGCCGGGGCGTACAACTTCCCCTCGACATTATCCACCGTCACCACGAGGCGACCGGCGACGAGCATACTGATGATGCGCTTGTTCCACTCCTCGTCATCCTTCGGCGAGGAGATCATCGCAGCCGGTCGGCCCGTGGCGACGATCGAGATCACTTCAGCGAGCAGCGACGCGCCGGTGCCCGCCTGCGGCTTGTCGAAAAGGATCATCGGCACCGGCCCTTTGATAAGCGGACGAATGATCGCCGTGATCATCGCGGCGAGCGTGTTCGCCCTGCCGGCATCATCAGCGAACGGAAAGTCCTCGATGATCTCGTGCAGCAGGGCCACGGCCTCGCGGAGGTCCGCGACACTCGGGGCGTCCGGCACGGGCGCCACGGCGAAGGCCGGCTCGGGTGCATAGTAGAACTTCGATTCCGGATCGTACCCGACCGGCGTGATCTTCCGATCCACCTCGCGGATCGTCGGTGTCTCGATAATACCCGCGAGCGTCGGCAGCGACCATGTGCCGAGGGCGATCAAGTCCCGCACGACCGCGAGCGGCGGCATCGTCACCAGTTCTTTCGGGGCCGACTTACCGTTCGAGCCAACCATGCGAACCTCGACCCAGTTCGCGCAGCGGTCCAACACACCGCGGACTGCCGACTCGGTCATGATGCGCACGATGGGCAACCCTTCCTCGGTGCGGTCGATCCTGACAATATCGCCAGATCGCACGAAGAGCTCGGGGGGCTCGTTCGCCGCCATCATGCACTCGAGGGCCGTCGCTGTCATCTCGCGGAGCCGGGCGCCGGTAACGCTGATCACTGGTAGGTTCGCGGCCAGTTTGATTTGCTTGCGCCGCTCTTCCCGTTCGTCCGACTCCGCCTTGAGCGCGGCCATCTCTTTCTGGTATCGCTCATCCGAGATGTCGTTGAGCCCTTCGCCGGTTATCCCGCTGATCTTCGTGCGAAGTTTCGCGAGACCGTTCTTCTCGAAGTCGTGTCTCTCACGTTCGACTAACGGCTCTTCATATTGCTCCTGAACATACCGAAAGACATCATCAGGTATGGGGAACCGCTCGCCTTGGCATACGCGCTCAATGAACGGGAAGACTGTCTTCTCACGGTCGTCGAGCTTCCCAGCTGCCGCCTTCGCCCGGAGGTTACAGTACACCGAAGCGTAAAAGGTGGCTATTGCAGACACGACCATCTCCTCTCATCGGCCATCGCTGATCTCCATGCGGATCAGAGCCTTCATCGTCTGCAACTCGCGCAGGATGTGGGCGTTCTGCCGCATCACGAACTCGATCTTCTCTTCAAGCGGCGCATCCCCGCGCCATTCGAGGGCCGTCTGAAACCCATGCTTCGTCTGGGCCATCAGCACAACCTCCGCAGCGAAGCGTGAAAATCTTGAAGCACAATACCCATCGCAACCGACGTATTGAGACACCGCACGTAGCAGGCGGATGATTGTGGGATTCTCACAAACGCTTTTGCGTACTCGACGAACTCTCGTGGAATGCCCGTATTTTCATGGCCGGTGATAAAAACTGGGTTTATAGGATACTTCATCGCGCCAACGTTGCGAGCATAATCGTTGTTCTCGATAACAACTAGATTAAATCCGTTATCAACAAGGAACTCACACACCTCTTTGTAAGTGTCAAAACGATGGTACAAAAGGTGTTTATCAGCGCCTTGGGCCCCGGACTTGTCAATACCACCGACTAGGAATACGTTATTAATGCCGAACGCTTCGGCTGTCCTAAGTATAACGCCTTCGTTGACCTCATACTTCAAATGACCTAGAACGACACCGGATTTCATCAGCACAACCTCCGCTGCGCCTTATCCTCGGTTGCGGCGCTATCTCTTGCAGACGTATGGGTTTTCCAACTGAGCGCCGGCTGATAGTGATCGCACGCCGCTTGGAGCGTAAACGTGCAGGTGTGCCAACCGACTGTATCGGGATGGATGCAGCGCCTATCTCCTTGCTGCCAGTGACAATCCCGTGTCACGCGAACGCCTCCAGCCGCATCTCTCCGCGCCGCGTCATCGGCACGACAACCATCGGGTACGCATCGGGCGACGGCACGAACGCACGGCAGTACGCGAGAACCGAGGTCGAGCCCTTCGGCCGGCCGCGCCGTACCCACCCTCGGCGATCCTTCATCGCCCGCAAAGCCTCGATGGAGAACCCGAACAGGCACACGCGGTCGTTCCGGGCGCGGCAGATCGGCAGCACCCCGCGGCTCACCTTCACCTTCACCGTCCGCTTCGGGTGCGCGATATCGAACCGCTCCACCGTCTCGACCACCTCGCGGCGCTCCATGTGGGCGCAGCGGTTGCACAGCGCGCCGGGAATCTTCCGGGTCACGCTACACCCCCTTCGATGGCCGCGATCGCTTCGAAGATCGGGAAGACCTGCTGCGGGACGACGGCGTTGCCGAGGCAGACAAGGCGGTCCACTCTGGCGGGAACCCCATCAGCCACTCGCCCCACCCTTCGCGGCAACTCCTCCGGGTGTCAGGGTCGCACTCGTTCGGGCAGATGGCATATTTTCGTCGCATCGCACAGCGGCAGCGGCCCGATCGTCCGTGCTCGCAGGTCACGTCGCAGAACGTGGCGAACGGCACGGAGTAGGTGATACCGTTTCGCCGCCGCTTGTTCGCGGCGATCGCGAGGGCCGCCGCACGCTCACGCCCTGCCGGACAGGAGCACGGGCCGGTATCGCCCGACAGCGCCTCGAACTCGCCGGTATCGCCGCACTCCCGGCAGCGGACGGTATGGCCGTGGTTATCGATGCACATCAGCAGAACACCCCCGCGGCGATAACAACGAGCCAGAGGATTGCCGATAGCGTCTCCCAAAGTGTATATCGTTCCGGTCTTTT
This window contains:
- a CDS encoding double zinc ribbon domain-containing protein, whose product is MIPLPPIIPGTCMACGTPIPADRQLCSACLANLPPAWFDPYSTQLPEIP
- a CDS encoding TrmH family RNA methyltransferase, whose protein sequence is MKSGVVLGHLKYEVNEGVILRTAEAFGINNVFLVGGIDKSGAQGADKHLLYHRFDTYKEVCEFLVDNGFNLVVIENNDYARNVGAMKYPINPVFITGHENTGIPREFVEYAKAFVRIPQSSACYVRCLNTSVAMGIVLQDFHASLRRLC